A region of Geobacillus sp. 46C-IIa DNA encodes the following proteins:
- a CDS encoding xanthine dehydrogenase family protein subunit M, which translates to MVPFDFAYYRPQSIAEAVALFMEMEQKGRRPLYYGGGTEIITLSRLGFVSTTAVIDIKAIPECRVLDAGNDPLVLGAALPLTELEEANPFPLLTKTAKEVADRTARNQITLGGNLCGQIFYRETALALLVAEADIVIAGPDGVRQSRINDLFHQQLQLGRGEFVVQVKVRRSDAELPHFHHKRRKQGEIGYPLVTIAALKKDEAIHAAFSGVCPFPFRSADVEAHLNDRSRPAAERIQAAVNAFPRPILHDIEGSADYRLFVAAQLLEDALRELGETI; encoded by the coding sequence ATGGTTCCCTTTGACTTTGCCTACTACCGGCCACAGTCGATCGCTGAAGCAGTGGCATTGTTTATGGAAATGGAACAAAAAGGGAGACGGCCGCTGTATTATGGCGGGGGCACGGAGATCATCACCCTATCCCGCCTCGGCTTCGTTTCTACCACCGCTGTCATTGACATCAAAGCCATTCCCGAATGCCGCGTGCTTGACGCCGGCAACGATCCTCTCGTGCTCGGGGCGGCGCTGCCGCTCACCGAGCTCGAGGAAGCAAATCCGTTCCCTTTGTTGACAAAGACGGCGAAAGAAGTTGCTGACCGGACGGCACGCAACCAAATTACGCTCGGCGGCAACCTATGCGGGCAAATTTTTTACCGCGAAACAGCGCTCGCGCTGCTCGTCGCGGAGGCAGATATCGTCATCGCCGGTCCGGACGGCGTCCGTCAGTCCCGCATCAATGATTTGTTTCATCAGCAGCTGCAGCTCGGCCGCGGCGAGTTTGTCGTTCAAGTCAAAGTGCGCCGCTCCGATGCGGAACTTCCCCACTTTCACCACAAGCGCCGCAAGCAAGGTGAAATCGGCTATCCGCTTGTCACCATCGCGGCGCTAAAAAAAGACGAAGCCATTCACGCCGCCTTTAGCGGCGTCTGCCCGTTCCCGTTCCGCTCGGCTGACGTCGAGGCGCACCTCAATGACCGAAGCCGCCCCGCAGCCGAACGGATTCAGGCGGCGGTTAACGCCTTTCCGCGCCCGATTTTGCATGATATTGAAGGCTCGGCGGACTATCGGCTGTTTGTCGCTGCCCAACTGCTCGAGGATGCGCTTCGCGAGTTAGGGGAAACCATCTAG
- a CDS encoding (2Fe-2S)-binding protein — MEETTKRELVLHINGEQRTVAARQADTLLFVLRGGLGLTGAKPGCLNGDCGACTVLVDGTPIKSCMMLAMETVGKEITTIEGLGDAPIQHAFVRHFAFQCGYCTPGFIMNAHALIERHPGADQATIQEWLESNICRCTSYQEIEAAIKEALEAKKADI, encoded by the coding sequence ATGGAAGAAACAACAAAACGGGAGCTTGTGCTGCACATTAACGGAGAACAACGAACGGTCGCCGCCCGTCAAGCCGACACGCTGTTGTTTGTCTTGCGCGGCGGGCTCGGGCTGACCGGGGCCAAACCGGGCTGTTTAAACGGTGACTGCGGCGCCTGCACCGTCTTAGTCGACGGCACGCCGATCAAATCATGCATGATGCTGGCGATGGAGACAGTCGGCAAAGAAATTACCACGATCGAAGGGCTTGGCGATGCCCCTATTCAGCATGCCTTTGTCCGTCACTTCGCCTTTCAATGCGGCTATTGCACCCCCGGTTTTATTATGAACGCCCATGCGCTCATCGAGCGGCATCCGGGCGCAGATCAAGCGACGATTCAAGAATGGCTGGAGTCCAATATTTGCCGCTGCACGAGCTATCAGGAGATCGAGGCAGCGATAAAGGAAGCGCTTGAAGCAAAAAAAGCGGACATATAG
- a CDS encoding saccharopine dehydrogenase C-terminal domain-containing protein codes for MKVLVLGAGLMGKEAARDLAQSEGVEAVTLADVELAKAEQAVRQLQSEKLAAVRVDAGDQRQLSDLMKGHDVVVNALFYRFNETVAKTAIAAGVHSVDLGGHIGHITDRVLELHDQAREAGVTIIPDLGVAPGMINILSGYGASRLDEVESIQLYVGGIPVRPEPPLEYNHVFSLEGLLDHYTDPSFIIRDGQRQEVPSLSEVEPIYFDRFGPLEAFHTSGGTSTLSRSFPNLRRLEYKTIRYRGHAEKFKLLVDLHLTRNDVEVEVGGHKVKPRDVLLAVLTPLLDLKGKDDVVLLRVIVGGRKDGKETVFEYETVTFNDREHKVTAMARTTAYTISVVAQLIGCGVITKRGVYPPEQIVPGDVYIDEMKKRGVVISEKRTVR; via the coding sequence GTGAAGGTGCTCGTGCTTGGCGCAGGGTTGATGGGCAAAGAAGCGGCGCGCGATTTGGCGCAAAGTGAAGGCGTTGAGGCGGTGACGCTGGCGGATGTCGAGTTGGCCAAAGCGGAGCAGGCGGTGCGGCAGCTTCAGTCCGAAAAGCTTGCCGCCGTGCGGGTGGATGCCGGTGATCAGCGGCAGCTGTCCGACTTAATGAAAGGGCATGACGTAGTTGTCAACGCCTTGTTTTATCGGTTTAACGAAACAGTGGCAAAAACAGCGATCGCTGCGGGCGTTCATTCGGTCGATTTAGGGGGGCATATCGGCCATATTACCGACCGGGTGCTTGAGCTCCATGACCAAGCCCGGGAAGCCGGGGTGACGATCATCCCCGATCTTGGCGTCGCTCCGGGAATGATCAACATTTTGTCCGGGTATGGCGCAAGCCGGCTTGATGAGGTCGAATCGATTCAACTGTACGTCGGTGGCATTCCTGTTCGTCCTGAACCGCCGCTCGAGTATAACCATGTGTTTTCGTTGGAAGGGCTTCTCGATCATTACACCGATCCGTCCTTCATTATTCGTGATGGCCAAAGGCAAGAAGTGCCGTCCCTTTCCGAGGTCGAGCCGATTTATTTCGACCGGTTCGGGCCGCTTGAAGCGTTTCATACATCAGGAGGAACGTCGACGCTGTCACGCTCGTTTCCGAACTTGAGGCGGCTTGAATATAAAACGATCCGCTATCGCGGCCATGCGGAAAAGTTTAAACTCCTCGTTGATTTGCATTTGACGCGCAACGATGTCGAAGTGGAAGTGGGCGGCCACAAAGTCAAGCCGCGTGATGTGCTGCTTGCCGTATTGACTCCGCTGCTCGATTTAAAAGGAAAAGATGATGTCGTCTTGCTTCGGGTGATCGTCGGCGGGCGGAAGGATGGAAAAGAAACGGTGTTTGAATATGAAACGGTCACGTTCAACGACCGCGAGCACAAGGTGACGGCGATGGCGCGCACCACCGCCTATACGATTTCCGTCGTCGCCCAGCTCATCGGGTGCGGGGTGATCACAAAGCGCGGCGTCTATCCGCCCGAGCAAATCGTTCCCGGAGATGTGTACATCGACGAAATGAAAAAGCGCGGGGTAGTGATTAGCGAGAAGAGAACGGTTCGTTGA
- a CDS encoding aldehyde dehydrogenase family protein, with protein MKALNFINGKWQPALSGQWAPVVNPANGETIGEAALSAAADVDAAVQAAKAAQKKWALVPAPKRADVLYKVGLLLKERKEQLARLLTMEMGKVIEEARGEVQEGIDMAFYMAGEGRRLFGDTTPSELKDKFAMSVRVPVGVVGIITPWNFPIAIATWKSFPAIVAGNAVVWKPALETPFMARELAAIFTEAGLPDGVFNVVHGDGPTAGNALVEHPDVPVISFTGSNDVGRQIAEKCGRLLKKVSLEMGGKNAVIVMDDADLTLAVDGIVWSAFGTSGQRCTACSRVIVHERVKQELERRLLEAVKTLKIGDGLDETVKVGPVIHEEALQKIDRYVHIGREEGAKLLVGGHILREGDYARGFYYAPTIFTDVTPDMRIAREEIFGPVVSIISVRSLDEAIAVNNGVDYGLSSAIFTRDVNNVFRAMRDLDTGIVYVNAGTTGAEIHLPFGGTKGTGNGHRDSGVAALDVFTEWRSIYVDFSGKLQRAQIDTGD; from the coding sequence ATGAAAGCGTTGAATTTTATTAATGGAAAATGGCAACCCGCTTTAAGCGGGCAATGGGCGCCGGTGGTGAATCCGGCAAACGGGGAAACGATCGGGGAAGCGGCATTATCGGCAGCGGCTGATGTCGATGCCGCCGTTCAAGCGGCGAAAGCGGCGCAAAAAAAATGGGCGCTCGTGCCGGCGCCAAAACGGGCCGATGTGTTATATAAAGTCGGTTTGTTGTTAAAGGAGCGAAAGGAACAGCTTGCCCGGCTGCTGACGATGGAAATGGGGAAAGTGATCGAAGAGGCGCGCGGCGAAGTGCAAGAAGGCATCGATATGGCGTTTTACATGGCGGGAGAGGGGCGGCGGTTGTTCGGCGATACGACTCCGTCCGAGCTGAAAGACAAGTTTGCCATGAGCGTCCGCGTGCCGGTCGGGGTTGTCGGCATCATCACTCCATGGAATTTTCCGATTGCCATCGCGACGTGGAAGTCGTTTCCGGCCATCGTCGCCGGCAACGCCGTCGTCTGGAAGCCGGCGCTTGAAACGCCGTTTATGGCGCGCGAGCTGGCGGCGATTTTCACTGAAGCCGGTCTGCCGGATGGCGTGTTTAACGTCGTTCACGGCGATGGCCCGACGGCAGGAAACGCGCTTGTTGAGCATCCGGACGTGCCGGTCATTTCGTTTACCGGCTCGAATGACGTCGGCCGCCAGATTGCTGAGAAATGCGGCCGCCTGTTGAAAAAAGTATCGCTTGAAATGGGCGGGAAAAACGCAGTGATCGTTATGGATGACGCCGATTTGACATTGGCGGTCGACGGCATTGTTTGGAGCGCATTCGGCACATCGGGGCAGCGGTGCACGGCGTGCAGCCGGGTCATTGTCCATGAGCGGGTGAAACAAGAGCTCGAGCGGCGCCTGCTTGAAGCGGTGAAGACGCTGAAAATCGGCGACGGGCTGGACGAAACGGTCAAAGTCGGTCCGGTCATCCATGAAGAAGCGCTGCAAAAAATCGACCGCTACGTGCACATCGGCCGGGAAGAAGGAGCGAAACTGCTCGTCGGCGGCCACATCTTGCGCGAGGGGGACTACGCGCGCGGCTTTTATTACGCGCCGACGATTTTCACCGATGTCACGCCCGATATGCGCATCGCCCGCGAAGAAATTTTCGGTCCGGTTGTGTCGATCATTTCCGTCCGCAGTTTGGACGAAGCGATCGCCGTGAACAACGGTGTCGACTACGGGTTGTCAAGCGCTATTTTCACCCGTGACGTCAACAACGTGTTCCGGGCGATGCGCGATTTGGATACGGGCATTGTGTATGTCAACGCAGGGACAACGGGGGCAGAAATTCATTTGCCGTTCGGCGGCACGAAAGGAACAGGCAACGGCCACCGCGATTCCGGCGTCGCTGCGCTGGATGTGTTTACCGAATGGCGAAGCATTTATGTCGACTTCAGCGGCAAGCTGCAACGAGCACAAATCGATACGGGTGATTGA
- a CDS encoding thiamine pyrophosphate-dependent enzyme, with protein sequence MKKRIVRGLSVPQAIIECVKQERISHLFGVPGESYLPLLDALYDEPTLQFISARHEGGAAFMAEAYAKASGKPGVVLATRGVGAANLAIGVHTARQDSTPLVVLLGQVHRRFRGREGFQEVELDEWFRPLAKWAVEITDPERVPELVQRAFRVAKTGRPGPVVVSIPEDVFTATVAEAVLLAMDAPCPAPADDEVKRIEAALAAARRPLIVAGGGVKRARAEQALRRVAEQYSLPVAAAFRRHDVFPHDHRLYVGHLGLGAPAAVVETAKQADLILAIGTRLSEVTTQDYTWPLPHQTLIHIDIDEEALGKVFSADVAVAADAREALCALSGRQIVPSWNEWVLARRRAYEETARRPQPPRNVQEAIIAELQAQLPDDGVITNDAGNFAGWLHTFFSFKEQHLYIGPTSGAMGYGLPAAIGAKLVHPERPVVSLSGDGGFLMTAAELETASRYGVPVISLVFNNRMYGTIRMYQELQFPGRVVGSGLGAVSFAKLAMALGANGVTVGTVDEFAAAFKQALAAAKPTVIEVMTEPEQLSVTMRLPDR encoded by the coding sequence ATGAAAAAGCGGATCGTGCGCGGCCTTTCTGTCCCGCAGGCGATTATCGAATGTGTAAAACAAGAGCGTATTTCTCATTTGTTTGGTGTTCCGGGAGAAAGTTATTTGCCGCTGTTGGATGCGTTGTACGATGAACCGACGCTCCAATTCATTTCTGCCCGCCATGAAGGCGGAGCGGCGTTTATGGCTGAGGCGTATGCGAAAGCGTCCGGCAAACCGGGTGTTGTCCTAGCGACGCGCGGGGTCGGCGCGGCCAATTTGGCGATCGGGGTTCATACAGCACGTCAAGATTCGACGCCGCTTGTCGTCCTGTTAGGACAAGTGCACCGCCGATTCCGCGGCCGTGAAGGCTTTCAAGAGGTAGAACTAGACGAATGGTTTCGTCCGCTTGCGAAGTGGGCAGTCGAGATCACCGACCCTGAGCGCGTTCCAGAACTCGTGCAACGGGCGTTTCGGGTGGCGAAAACGGGACGGCCCGGGCCGGTGGTTGTCTCGATTCCGGAAGATGTGTTTACGGCAACGGTCGCTGAGGCGGTGTTGCTGGCGATGGATGCGCCGTGCCCCGCTCCGGCGGATGATGAGGTGAAGCGGATCGAAGCGGCGCTCGCCGCTGCCCGCCGGCCGCTCATTGTCGCTGGCGGCGGGGTGAAGCGGGCGCGCGCTGAGCAGGCGCTGCGCCGCGTTGCTGAACAATATTCTCTTCCGGTCGCTGCCGCGTTTCGCCGCCATGACGTGTTTCCCCATGACCACCGGCTTTATGTCGGCCACCTCGGCCTTGGCGCACCAGCGGCCGTTGTTGAGACGGCCAAGCAGGCGGATCTTATTTTGGCGATCGGCACGCGGTTATCGGAAGTGACGACGCAAGATTACACATGGCCGCTGCCGCATCAGACGCTCATCCATATCGATATCGACGAGGAGGCGCTCGGCAAAGTGTTTTCCGCGGACGTCGCTGTCGCAGCCGACGCCCGTGAAGCATTGTGCGCGCTGTCAGGGCGGCAGATCGTCCCATCATGGAATGAATGGGTCTTGGCGCGCCGGCGCGCCTATGAGGAAACAGCAAGACGGCCGCAGCCGCCGCGAAACGTGCAAGAAGCCATCATCGCCGAGCTGCAAGCGCAGCTGCCGGATGACGGTGTCATTACGAACGATGCCGGTAATTTTGCCGGCTGGCTGCACACGTTTTTCTCGTTCAAGGAACAGCATCTGTATATCGGCCCGACATCAGGTGCGATGGGGTACGGGCTGCCGGCCGCCATTGGCGCAAAGCTTGTTCATCCAGAGCGGCCGGTCGTTTCGTTATCAGGCGATGGCGGGTTTCTCATGACGGCGGCCGAACTGGAGACCGCGTCCCGTTATGGCGTCCCGGTCATCAGCCTCGTGTTTAACAATCGGATGTATGGAACGATTCGTATGTACCAAGAGCTTCAGTTCCCTGGACGGGTGGTCGGCAGCGGACTGGGCGCAGTATCATTTGCGAAATTGGCTATGGCGTTAGGCGCCAACGGCGTTACGGTGGGGACGGTCGATGAGTTTGCCGCTGCGTTTAAGCAGGCGCTTGCCGCGGCGAAACCGACTGTGATTGAGGTGATGACAGAACCGGAACAATTGTCCGTTACGATGAGACTGCCGGACAGATGA
- a CDS encoding aminotransferase class I/II-fold pyridoxal phosphate-dependent enzyme, with protein sequence MKMASDLVRGMPPYLFSAFERKKAELAQKGIDVIDLGIGAPDLPPPPFLIEAMKRELDDPRNYTYSPYAGCREYREAVADFYERQYGVKLDPDTEVLALIGSKEGIVHLLQALIDPGDAVLVPNPGYPVYRTAIHLARGTPIDLPLDADCDYAPQFSAIDPSTYDRVNIMLLNYPSNPTASLAAIDVFIEAVTLAKKHRFFIAHDSAYSLLTFGDASAPSVLQVDGAKEVAVEFGSLSKSYNMAGCRIGYIVGNQEAIRALSILKSNIDTCQFLAVQKAAAAALRGGIEAAKENSRIYEERMKAMTAALWQMGVPVRPLRATFFLWVPTAVGYSAAEFAARLLDEAGVIVTPGTAFGSAGEGYVRISLAAPTERLLEAARRWKAIDWEGRP encoded by the coding sequence ATGAAGATGGCTTCCGACTTAGTGAGAGGAATGCCGCCGTATTTGTTTTCCGCCTTTGAGCGCAAAAAGGCCGAGCTGGCGCAAAAAGGCATTGATGTCATCGACTTAGGCATCGGCGCGCCAGATTTGCCGCCGCCGCCGTTTCTTATTGAGGCGATGAAGCGCGAGCTTGACGACCCGCGCAATTATACGTATTCTCCGTATGCTGGCTGCCGCGAATATCGCGAAGCCGTCGCCGACTTTTATGAGCGGCAGTATGGCGTCAAGCTTGATCCGGATACCGAAGTGCTCGCTTTGATCGGCTCAAAAGAAGGCATTGTCCATCTATTGCAGGCGCTGATCGATCCGGGGGATGCGGTGCTCGTTCCGAATCCGGGCTATCCGGTGTATCGCACCGCTATTCACCTTGCCCGCGGCACGCCGATCGATTTGCCGCTCGACGCCGATTGCGACTACGCACCACAATTTTCCGCTATTGATCCGTCCACATACGACCGAGTCAACATCATGCTGTTAAACTATCCAAGCAATCCAACAGCATCACTAGCCGCCATCGATGTTTTCATCGAAGCAGTCACGCTGGCCAAAAAACACCGTTTTTTCATCGCTCATGATTCAGCTTATTCATTGTTGACATTCGGTGACGCCTCTGCCCCAAGCGTGCTGCAAGTCGATGGTGCCAAAGAAGTTGCCGTCGAATTTGGTTCCTTGTCGAAAAGCTATAACATGGCTGGTTGCCGCATCGGTTATATCGTTGGCAATCAAGAGGCCATTCGGGCGCTTTCTATCTTAAAAAGCAATATCGATACGTGTCAGTTTCTAGCGGTGCAAAAGGCAGCAGCCGCTGCATTGCGGGGAGGGATCGAAGCCGCAAAAGAGAACAGCCGCATTTATGAAGAGCGGATGAAGGCCATGACGGCCGCGCTTTGGCAAATGGGCGTGCCCGTCCGGCCGCTGCGGGCGACGTTTTTCCTTTGGGTGCCGACGGCGGTTGGCTACTCTGCCGCTGAGTTTGCCGCCCGGCTGCTTGATGAGGCTGGGGTGATCGTGACACCAGGGACGGCGTTTGGTTCAGCAGGGGAAGGGTATGTGCGCATATCGCTCGCCGCCCCGACGGAACGGCTGCTCGAAGCCGCCCGGCGCTGGAAGGCGATTGACTGGGAGGGACGGCCATGA
- the thiC gene encoding phosphomethylpyrimidine synthase ThiC, with amino-acid sequence MENIRSFMSFPASRKVYIEGSRPDVRVPMREIALSPTKTPQGEVENKPVRVYDTTGPYTDPDFEPNVEKGLPLLRRNWIVERGDVEETEPQATGSRASSLPFVRRPLRAKPGKVVTQMHYAKKGIITPEMEFVAIREQIDPEIVRQEVAAGRAIIPANINHPESEPMIIGRRFHVKINANIGNSAVSSSIENEVEKLLWAVRWGADTVMDLSTGKHIHETREYILRNSPVPIGTVPIYQALEKVGGAPEKLTWNVYRETLIEQAEQGVDYMTIHAGVRLHYIPLTVNRTTGIVSRGGSIIAQWCLAHHKENFLYTHFEEICEILKQYDVAISLGDGLRPGSIADANDEAQFAELETLGELTNIAWEHDVQVMIEGPGHIPMQKIRENVEREQELCHGAPFYTLGPLVTDIAPGYDHITSAIGAAIIGAYGTAMLCYVTPKEHLGLPNKEDVRAGVVTYKIAAHAADLAKGHPAAQQRDDALSKARFEFRWNDQFHLSLDPERAREYHDETLPAEAAKTAHFCSMCGPKFCSMNISHELQRKIKEEGMKEKANEFVRSGSSLYR; translated from the coding sequence ATGGAGAACATCCGCTCGTTTATGTCGTTTCCAGCCAGCCGAAAGGTGTACATTGAAGGGTCGCGTCCGGACGTGCGCGTGCCGATGAGAGAAATCGCGTTGTCGCCGACGAAAACGCCGCAAGGAGAGGTAGAAAACAAACCGGTGCGCGTCTATGATACAACCGGTCCATACACGGATCCTGATTTTGAACCGAATGTAGAAAAAGGATTGCCGCTTCTTCGCCGCAACTGGATTGTTGAGCGCGGCGATGTCGAAGAAACGGAGCCGCAGGCAACCGGCAGCCGTGCGTCGTCGCTTCCGTTTGTACGACGTCCGCTGCGGGCGAAGCCGGGAAAAGTGGTAACGCAAATGCATTACGCCAAAAAAGGAATCATTACACCGGAAATGGAATTTGTCGCGATTCGCGAGCAAATTGATCCGGAAATCGTTCGCCAGGAGGTTGCCGCTGGCCGAGCGATCATTCCTGCGAATATTAATCATCCAGAAAGCGAACCGATGATCATCGGCCGCCGTTTTCATGTGAAAATTAACGCCAATATCGGCAACTCGGCCGTTTCTTCCTCGATTGAGAATGAAGTGGAAAAACTGCTCTGGGCAGTGCGCTGGGGCGCCGATACGGTGATGGATTTATCGACCGGGAAACACATTCACGAAACGCGTGAATACATTCTCCGCAATTCGCCGGTTCCAATCGGAACAGTGCCGATTTATCAGGCGCTTGAGAAAGTGGGCGGCGCGCCGGAGAAGTTGACATGGAACGTGTACCGCGAGACGTTGATTGAGCAGGCTGAACAAGGGGTCGACTACATGACGATTCACGCCGGCGTGCGGCTTCATTACATTCCGCTCACCGTCAACCGGACGACCGGCATCGTCTCGCGCGGCGGTTCGATCATCGCTCAGTGGTGTTTGGCCCATCATAAAGAAAACTTCTTATATACGCATTTTGAAGAAATATGCGAGATTTTGAAACAATATGATGTCGCCATTTCGCTCGGTGACGGCTTGCGGCCGGGCTCCATTGCCGATGCAAACGACGAAGCGCAGTTTGCCGAACTCGAGACGCTCGGCGAGCTGACGAACATCGCCTGGGAGCATGACGTGCAAGTGATGATCGAAGGGCCGGGGCATATTCCGATGCAGAAAATCCGCGAAAACGTCGAGCGGGAACAAGAGCTTTGCCATGGGGCGCCGTTTTACACGTTAGGGCCGCTTGTCACCGACATCGCGCCGGGATACGACCACATTACATCAGCGATTGGCGCCGCGATCATCGGCGCCTACGGGACGGCTATGCTTTGCTATGTGACGCCGAAAGAACATTTAGGGTTGCCCAATAAAGAGGACGTGCGCGCCGGAGTCGTTACGTATAAAATCGCCGCCCATGCCGCTGACTTGGCGAAAGGGCATCCGGCCGCCCAGCAGCGCGACGATGCGCTCTCAAAAGCGCGCTTTGAGTTTCGCTGGAACGACCAGTTCCACTTATCGCTCGATCCGGAGCGGGCCCGGGAGTACCATGATGAAACATTGCCGGCTGAGGCGGCGAAAACCGCCCACTTTTGTTCGATGTGCGGGCCGAAATTTTGTTCGATGAACATTTCGCACGAGCTGCAACGGAAAATCAAAGAAGAAGGAATGAAAGAAAAGGCGAACGAATTTGTGCGCAGCGGTTCGTCGCTCTATCGGTAA
- a CDS encoding methyl-accepting chemotaxis protein has translation MSLSAYIIRTMFVVIPGTAAISLAICLANSIRGAAFWWTLAGTLLFGAIVGFISATLNYRRFVAPIAVINKYLDKMTGGDLTVRVPLDKVQQLRPIAASLNDMADAWQEVIGRIQHHADEVSQFSGQLATVADQTTRATEQIAATMERLAADAEEQADASRGTAASVNDISQTLVDVAHRTKEVAYSAQETAAKAEAGKQSVTQMAEQMQFIYDHVQSLGQVVKGLGERSNEIGQITEAITGIASQTNLLALNAAIEAARAGEQGKGFAVVAGEVRKLAEQSARSAQQISALIGYIQEETKQAIASTERVVAEVAQGLDVVAAAGQSFADIRGAVSQVSEQIGQVSSAIEQMTGHARQVDESLQQMTQIVEQSAASAANVSAATQEQMASVEEIASSSTSLGQMAGEMRAMLKQFSV, from the coding sequence TTGTCGTTAAGCGCTTATATCATTCGCACGATGTTCGTCGTCATTCCTGGCACAGCGGCGATCAGCCTTGCGATATGCCTGGCCAACAGCATTCGCGGGGCGGCGTTTTGGTGGACATTGGCTGGTACATTGCTGTTTGGCGCGATTGTCGGCTTCATTTCGGCAACGCTCAATTACCGACGGTTTGTTGCTCCGATCGCCGTTATTAACAAATATTTAGACAAGATGACAGGCGGGGACTTAACGGTGCGCGTGCCGCTTGACAAGGTGCAGCAGCTGCGGCCGATTGCCGCATCGTTAAACGATATGGCGGACGCTTGGCAAGAGGTAATTGGCCGCATTCAACACCATGCCGACGAAGTGTCGCAGTTTTCCGGCCAGCTGGCTACGGTCGCTGACCAGACGACGAGAGCGACAGAACAAATTGCGGCAACGATGGAAAGGCTCGCTGCCGACGCGGAAGAGCAGGCGGATGCGTCCCGCGGTACAGCGGCATCGGTCAATGACATTTCCCAAACGCTCGTTGACGTTGCCCACCGCACGAAAGAAGTGGCATACAGCGCCCAAGAAACGGCGGCAAAGGCAGAGGCTGGCAAGCAGTCCGTGACGCAAATGGCTGAGCAAATGCAATTCATTTACGACCACGTTCAATCGCTCGGCCAAGTCGTCAAAGGGCTCGGGGAGCGCTCGAATGAGATCGGGCAAATTACGGAAGCGATCACGGGCATCGCGTCACAGACGAATTTGCTGGCGCTCAATGCGGCGATCGAGGCGGCGCGCGCCGGCGAACAAGGGAAAGGGTTCGCCGTTGTCGCCGGCGAGGTGCGGAAACTGGCGGAACAGTCCGCACGCTCAGCGCAGCAAATTTCCGCTCTCATTGGCTACATTCAAGAAGAGACGAAGCAGGCGATCGCCTCGACGGAGCGGGTCGTCGCCGAAGTGGCGCAAGGATTGGACGTCGTCGCTGCCGCCGGTCAGTCGTTTGCCGATATTCGCGGAGCGGTCAGTCAAGTAAGCGAACAAATTGGACAAGTATCGTCCGCGATTGAACAAATGACGGGCCATGCCCGCCAGGTGGATGAGTCGCTCCAACAAATGACCCAAATCGTTGAACAGTCAGCCGCTAGCGCTGCCAATGTATCGGCAGCAACCCAAGAACAAATGGCCTCTGTCGAGGAAATCGCCTCTTCGTCGACATCGCTCGGCCAGATGGCGGGCGAGATGCGGGCGATGCTAAAGCAATTTTCAGTATGA